The genomic segment CAACTCAGAGACCACTAGTTCCGCACTTTCGGTCTGGTCGGTAAGCTGCCAGTTCTTCAACGTCTGGCGGATGAACGCCCGCGATAACCCGACTGCCGTCGGCAACGCAACGAGTTGAATGTGCGAGAGGTGCACTGTGGTCGGGGCCATCACGATTTCGCCACCTCATGTACTTCGACTGTTGGGAATGCGCAGCGCACAACGTACTCGTACAGGTGGTCTTGCAAAATCCGGGAGTCACCGAAGTGTGCGATGGACGGCACCAACACCGCCTTGTCGCCGGTCATCTGAAGTTCTTGGACTAATTCGAGCAAAACCGCAATACTGCCTTCGTCTGTCTCCTGGTAGATGACGGATAGATCGCACCCCTCTGCCTGCGCCCAGCGGAACATTTGGAGCTCGTTTTCCATGATCTGCTCATCAGGCATGGAGTCGTACGCCCGCATGTACCCCAATATGGTCTGCTTCATTTCGCCTCCTGTGACGGGGCGTCGACGCCTGCCGCTCAAGCCACGGACGCACCCTGAATGACGAAGCGTGAACACCGCTGTTCGCCACGTCACAGAGTGAAGCACTGCGGAACTCGTCGTGCAAGACTTCGTTTGTGGGCAAGCTAATCGAGTTATTCGAACCCACATTCAGCATTGCGAAGCGAGCCATTGGCTGCTTTCATTCCGAGCGTGCAACATCCCCGATCTGCAAGAGGTGAGCCCATGACAGAACCGTCAATTGGATCAACGGTGCCGCGTCGACAGCTCGGCCGTCACCTGCGTGAGCTGCGGAATCGCTCGCGCCTGACAGTCAGAGCGGCGGCCCGTGAGCTTGAGTGGTCGGAAGCGAAGCTCTGGCGTATCGAGACGGGCCAGGTGTCGCTACGTAGCCACGACGTGGAAACTATGTGCAAGGTGTACGGAGCGCCGGTAGACCTGGCTGACGCCCTCAAGGGGTTGGCCAAGGAGACCAAGGCTCGCGGGTGGTGGCACGCCTACGGCGACGTCATCCCCAGGGACTTCGACATCTTCATCGGGTTGGAAGGTGCTGCGGCGAGCTTGCATCAGTACATCAACGACCTTGTGCCCGGACTCGTCCAGACGGAGGACTATGCACGTGCGTTGATACAGGAGGACAACCCCGACGTAGAGCGCGACGAGATCGAACGGCGAGTGCATGTCCGGCTGGCCCGGCAGGAGTTGCTGACCAGGGTGACCAACCCACCTACCTTGGAGCTGGCCATCAGCGAGGCCGTACTGCGTCAGCCGGTCGGTGGGCCCGAGGTAATGGGGCGGCAACTCAACCGCCTGGCTGAGACGATGGAGCTACCCAACGTGTCGCTACGGGTTGTTCCGTTCACGGCAGGCTTACACCACGGACTCATGTCCGGCCCGTTCACGATGCTTCGCTTCCCTCTGAACGCTGACGGATCACCGACAGAGCCGCCCACCGTCTACATGGACGGCTTCGTCGGAGACTTGTACCTCGACAAGCCGCATGAGGTCGAGCGGTACGACCAGGCGTTCACATCGATCTGGAGCGCTGCTCTGGATGGCAAGGACACCCTGAGTATCCTTCGACAAGCAGCAAAGGAGTTTTCGCAGTGATGAGTTCGGAACTGACGGGCGTGGTGTGGCGCAAGTCCAGCCGCTCCCAGAACAACGGCCAGTGCGTCGAGGTCGCCTTCCTCGACGATGGCCACGTTGCCATGCGCGACAGCAAGGACAAGGGCAACGGCCCCGCTCTCCTCTTCACGGCAGGTGAGTGGGACGCCTTCGCAACTGGCATGAGTGACGGCGAGTTCCAGCGGTCGTAGCTCGCCAGCTTGATCGTCAGCATCAAGAGCGCCCGACCAGGACGATAGGTCGGGCGCTCTTCGCTGTCCTCCTTGCAGGGTAGATGAGGCTTGCCTTAGCTGGCCCTAGCCGCGAGACCACGGCCCATAGGAGACCCGTTCCGCGCCGGTCGGGCCAAGCCTGCCGACAGGGGCCTACCGGCCGATACACTGGACTTGTCCAGCGCATCGTTTGGGGTAGTGCTGCCCGAACACCACGCCGATTCGATGCGCCAGCCGCGTACGCTCCCGGGACGGGTCGATGCCCGCGACCCGCAGCCGACCGCCGCTCGGGGTGAGGATGCCGGTCAGCATCTTGATCGTCGTGGACTTGCCCGCGCCGTTCGGCCCGATGTAGCCGACCATCTCGCCGCGCGGTACCCGGAAGCTGATCCCGTCCACCGCGCGCACCTCGCGCCGCTCACTGCGCATGAAGCCGGTCCTGCGGCGCACGTCGAAGACCTTCTCCACACCGTCCAGCACGATGAAGTCCGCGTCGGACTCCGGTCCCGTACCCGTCATGTCTCCTCCTCGCCCGTGTTCGTCCGTCTGTCCGTCCGTCTGTCCGTCCGACCGGACGCGGCCCGCTCAGTCACCTCGTACGACCGACCCGCCGTTCAGCTTCCCGTGCTGCGGTACGCGCGCAGGCCCGCCCGCCACGCCGTCCCCGCGATCAGCCAGCACACGCCCGCCACCACCGGCGACAGGAACGCCACCCACTCCGGCAGCCCCAACGGGTCCTGCCTGCCCAGCACGTAGAGCGCGGGCAGCCAGTTGACGAAGGCCAGCGGCACCATGAACGTCACCCCGCGCACCAGGTCCTTGCCGAAGATCGACGGCGGGTACTGGAGCAGTGTGTTCCCTCCGTACGTGAAGGAGTTCTGCACCTCGGACGCGTCCTGCGCGAAGAACTGGAACGCGGCGCCGGCCACGAACACCGCCGCGAAGATCGCCGCCCCGCTCAGCAGCATCAGCGGAATCATCAGGACCTTGAGCGGCGTCCAGCCGACGTCCAGCGTCGCCAGTGCGTAGCCGAGCACCAGCAGCCCCTGGCTGATCCGTCCCAGCCGACGCAGCGCGAACCGGTCCGCCGCCACCTGCGCGATCACCGGCACCGGGCGCACCAGCAGGGTGTCGAGCGTGCCGTCGCGCACCCGCCGCCCCAGCCGGTCCATCGACCCCATCAGCAGATCGGCCAGCCCGAACGCCGTGCCCGACGCCCCGTACAGCAGCGCGATCTCGGGCAGCGAGTAGCCGCCCAACGCGTCGACGTGCGAGAACATCAGCAGGATCGTGACGAAGTCGAAGCCGGTCGCGACGAAGTTGCCGAGCGTCGACATCACGAACGAGGCGCGGTACGTCATCGTCGAGCGCAGCCACATCGCCACGATCAGCCCGTAC from the Streptomyces sp. AM 4-1-1 genome contains:
- a CDS encoding helix-turn-helix transcriptional regulator, yielding MTEPSIGSTVPRRQLGRHLRELRNRSRLTVRAAARELEWSEAKLWRIETGQVSLRSHDVETMCKVYGAPVDLADALKGLAKETKARGWWHAYGDVIPRDFDIFIGLEGAAASLHQYINDLVPGLVQTEDYARALIQEDNPDVERDEIERRVHVRLARQELLTRVTNPPTLELAISEAVLRQPVGGPEVMGRQLNRLAETMELPNVSLRVVPFTAGLHHGLMSGPFTMLRFPLNADGSPTEPPTVYMDGFVGDLYLDKPHEVERYDQAFTSIWSAALDGKDTLSILRQAAKEFSQ
- a CDS encoding DUF397 domain-containing protein; the protein is MSSELTGVVWRKSSRSQNNGQCVEVAFLDDGHVAMRDSKDKGNGPALLFTAGEWDAFATGMSDGEFQRS
- a CDS encoding ABC transporter permease, which encodes MADDGTEIAFGDRSRLVEGVRAYGLIVAMWLRSTMTYRASFVMSTLGNFVATGFDFVTILLMFSHVDALGGYSLPEIALLYGASGTAFGLADLLMGSMDRLGRRVRDGTLDTLLVRPVPVIAQVAADRFALRRLGRISQGLLVLGYALATLDVGWTPLKVLMIPLMLLSGAAIFAAVFVAGAAFQFFAQDASEVQNSFTYGGNTLLQYPPSIFGKDLVRGVTFMVPLAFVNWLPALYVLGRQDPLGLPEWVAFLSPVVAGVCWLIAGTAWRAGLRAYRSTGS